The Arachidicoccus terrestris genome includes the window CATTGCAGTTGATTTAGCGTATTTTTACTCCACCGGTGCAGATCAAGACATCTACACCCATGATTCTTTTAACTTTTATATTTGTTTATAACAATGGCCTCCTCCATAACCCCGGACCGCACAAAAGAATGGCAATTAAAAAAGCATAAAACCCTCGCGACTTTTTGTCTGGTCCTGATGGCCGTAATCTATCTTTTGATGGTCTTTATGATGAAAAAAAGCCCTCAGGCTTGGATGGGCTTTGTGCGCGCCTTTGCGGAGGCCGGCGTTGTGGGAGCCCTGGCAGACTGGTTTGCGGTGACGGCTCTTTTTCATCATCCCATGGGTCTGCCCATCCCGCATACCAACCTGATAGAAAGGAGAAAGGCTGCTATTGGCAGCAATCTTGGTGGTTTTGTGGTAGATAATTTTTTAAACCCCGCTGCTTTGCGGCCCTATTTTGAAAAGCTGGACGTGGCAACCATGGCGGGCAATTATCTGGCTGCCTCGGGCAATCGCAGCCTGTTATTGGAAGAAATAATGAAGATGGCCACAGAACTGTTGGAAAATACAGACGATGAAGCGGCTGCCGGGTTTCTGAAAGACAAAGGACAGGATTTACTAGAGACGGTCCGGTTAGGCCCAACCTTGGGTAGTGCGCTGGATATGCTGGTCGCGCAGGGACAAGACCAGCGTTTAATGGATTATCTCTTGGAGAAGCTGAAAATCTATATCGCAGAAAATGAAGATCTGGTACGGGCCCGTGTGAAAAAAGAAAGCGGTTTTCTGGTCCCGGGTTTTGTCGACAATATGCTGGCGAATCGCATTACGGTTGGGCTGGCCAATTATGTACATGAGATCCACGAAACGCCCGATCATCCTTTGAGAAAAGAGATACGTGGCCGGTTAAGTGCTCTTTCATCCGACTTAAGGCACACTGATAAATATGAGGCTGATCTTCAGCAGCTGAAAGCCGGATTGATTTCGCCTTCACAACTGCAGGGGTATGCCATGATGGCCTGGCAATACCTCAAGGATATGCTGCTGCAAGAGCTTAGCTATCATCCCAAGAGCGGACAAACAACCAAGCTGTCCCGTTATATCGATCGCCAGATCTTAGAACTTTCTGATCGCCTGAAAACGGACGCCACAATGGCCGAAAAGGTTAACAATTGGACCCGGATCAATGCTTACCGGTTAACTTTACGTAACAGGCAACGTGTCGGAGAACTCATCAGCAGGACGGTGGGCGGCTGGCAGGG containing:
- a CDS encoding DUF445 domain-containing protein → MFITMASSITPDRTKEWQLKKHKTLATFCLVLMAVIYLLMVFMMKKSPQAWMGFVRAFAEAGVVGALADWFAVTALFHHPMGLPIPHTNLIERRKAAIGSNLGGFVVDNFLNPAALRPYFEKLDVATMAGNYLAASGNRSLLLEEIMKMATELLENTDDEAAAGFLKDKGQDLLETVRLGPTLGSALDMLVAQGQDQRLMDYLLEKLKIYIAENEDLVRARVKKESGFLVPGFVDNMLANRITVGLANYVHEIHETPDHPLRKEIRGRLSALSSDLRHTDKYEADLQQLKAGLISPSQLQGYAMMAWQYLKDMLLQELSYHPKSGQTTKLSRYIDRQILELSDRLKTDATMAEKVNNWTRINAYRLTLRNRQRVGELISRTVGGWQGKDLSEKLELEVGKDLQFIRINGTVVGGLVGLLIYSLTLLL